A genome region from Cucumis sativus cultivar 9930 chromosome 4, Cucumber_9930_V3, whole genome shotgun sequence includes the following:
- the LOC101218394 gene encoding RNA polymerase II transcriptional coactivator KIWI isoform X2 has protein sequence MSASGKRKGDEDDVSEGDAPPSKTFKKDSDDTDEIVVCELSKNRRVMVRNWQGKIVVDIREFYVKDGKQMPGKKEKKNNLLLSVMAVFCSGTFF, from the exons atgtcTGCAAGTGGAAAGCGAAAGGGCGATGAAGATGACGTATCCGAAGGAGATGCTCCTCCTTCCAAAACATTCAAGAAAGATTCTGACGATACCGATGAAATCGTTGTTTGCGAG CTTTCAAAGAACCGTAGGGTTATGGTCAGGAACTGGCAAGGAAAGATTGTTGTCGATATTCGCGAGTTTTATGTCAAAGATGGCAAGCAGATGCCTGGAAAGAAAG aaaaaaagaataatcttCTGCTTTCTGTAATGGCGGTCTTCTGCAGTGGAACGTTCTTCTAA
- the LOC101218394 gene encoding RNA polymerase II transcriptional coactivator KIWI isoform X1, whose amino-acid sequence MSASGKRKGDEDDVSEGDAPPSKTFKKDSDDTDEIVVCELSKNRRVMVRNWQGKIVVDIREFYVKDGKQMPGKKGISLSLDQWNVLLNHVEEIDKAVNENSSGD is encoded by the exons atgtcTGCAAGTGGAAAGCGAAAGGGCGATGAAGATGACGTATCCGAAGGAGATGCTCCTCCTTCCAAAACATTCAAGAAAGATTCTGACGATACCGATGAAATCGTTGTTTGCGAG CTTTCAAAGAACCGTAGGGTTATGGTCAGGAACTGGCAAGGAAAGATTGTTGTCGATATTCGCGAGTTTTATGTCAAAGATGGCAAGCAGATGCCTGGAAAGAAAG GCATCTCGCTATCCTTGGATCAG TGGAACGTTCTTCTAAATCACGTAGAAGAAATTGACAAGGCTGTTAATGAAAACTCGTCAGGAGATTAG